A window from Myxococcus fulvus encodes these proteins:
- the pbpC gene encoding penicillin-binding protein 1C produces MRRVRPLLKKLLWTAAGLLLLAAAGVAAAWSVPLPSRLSAPPSVVMEYRDGTPAHVFLAPDERWRIAAPVERIDPAYLRALFALEDKRFYSHPGVDPLAVARAAALNVARGRRVSGASTLTMQLVRMLEPRPRTFTSKLVESLRAVQLELRLTKQEVLAAYLQFVPYGRNVEGVEAAALAYFGHTAAHLSPAEIATLLAVPQNPNRRFPTPENRERLRSARDDVARRLLEADALPRGPEEARVPAAQVLADVRASDVPGGLKAFPREAPHVAVWLRAQRPGQTRLSTTLDGGTQRLVERVMRDAARELKSKGIHNGTAVVVEREQGAVLALVGNFDFFDAEHGGQIVGFATPRSPGSALKPLLYAMGIDQGLTGPEQLVADIPTTYGGYAPRNFDGRFLGLVRLEYALSQSLNMPFVRLLERVGVERFLSALRTSGVTSLVPDPGHYGLSAAVGGIELTPMELAGLYVAIAGDGRARPLRLLDEGQAPEAPVEVMSPGAAWLTRKALALRDRPDFPERRRLTGLPARVHWKTGTSFGHRDAWAAGSGPRHTAVVWLGNFNHAPSVHLVGADAAGPVLFDILEGVGPRGRSLPEDETVVPEDLMRVEVCAYSGHLPTEACTQRKQVHARRSAVPTAVCPYHQRVEVDVATGLSVGPTCSAGRKTESRVFVTWPATIRRWLEEQHRRLPEPPAPAPGCEPGGARAAPSIVSPAPGHVALLIPGVPAAQQEVPLEAEASHERALTWFVDGALLGSARADERVWWTPSVGSHEILVTDDRGLTARRTLVVRERR; encoded by the coding sequence ATGCGCCGCGTCCGTCCACTCCTGAAGAAGCTCCTCTGGACCGCCGCGGGGCTCTTGCTCCTCGCGGCGGCGGGAGTGGCGGCGGCGTGGTCCGTGCCGCTGCCGTCACGGCTCTCCGCTCCACCCTCGGTGGTGATGGAGTACCGCGACGGCACCCCGGCCCACGTCTTCCTCGCGCCCGACGAGCGCTGGCGCATCGCCGCGCCCGTCGAGCGCATCGACCCGGCCTACCTCCGGGCGTTGTTCGCGCTGGAGGACAAGCGCTTCTACTCACATCCCGGCGTGGACCCCCTCGCCGTGGCGCGCGCCGCCGCGCTCAACGTGGCCCGGGGGCGCCGGGTGTCGGGAGCCTCCACGCTGACGATGCAGCTGGTGCGCATGCTGGAGCCCCGGCCGCGCACCTTCACCTCGAAGCTCGTGGAGTCCCTGCGCGCGGTGCAGCTGGAGCTGCGCCTGACGAAGCAGGAGGTGCTCGCGGCCTATCTCCAGTTCGTCCCCTACGGGCGCAACGTGGAGGGCGTGGAGGCCGCGGCCCTGGCGTACTTCGGCCACACCGCGGCGCACCTGAGCCCGGCCGAAATCGCCACGCTGCTGGCGGTGCCGCAGAACCCCAACCGCCGCTTCCCCACGCCGGAGAACCGCGAGCGGCTGCGCTCGGCGCGCGACGACGTGGCCCGCAGGCTGCTGGAGGCCGACGCGCTCCCTCGCGGACCGGAGGAGGCGAGGGTGCCCGCCGCGCAGGTGCTCGCCGACGTGCGCGCCTCGGACGTTCCGGGAGGGCTCAAGGCGTTTCCCCGCGAGGCGCCGCATGTGGCCGTGTGGCTCAGGGCCCAGCGCCCCGGCCAGACGCGGCTGTCCACCACGCTGGATGGGGGCACGCAGCGCCTGGTGGAGCGGGTGATGCGCGACGCGGCCCGGGAGCTGAAGTCCAAGGGCATCCACAACGGCACGGCGGTGGTGGTGGAGCGGGAGCAGGGCGCGGTGCTCGCGCTGGTGGGCAACTTCGACTTCTTCGACGCGGAGCACGGCGGGCAGATTGTCGGCTTCGCCACGCCGCGCTCGCCGGGCTCGGCGCTCAAGCCGCTGCTCTACGCCATGGGCATCGACCAGGGACTCACCGGCCCCGAGCAGCTCGTGGCGGACATCCCCACGACGTACGGCGGCTATGCGCCGCGCAACTTCGACGGCCGCTTCCTGGGGCTCGTGCGGCTGGAGTACGCGCTGTCCCAGTCCCTCAACATGCCCTTCGTGCGGCTGCTCGAGCGCGTGGGCGTGGAGCGCTTCCTGTCCGCGCTGAGGACCTCGGGTGTCACCAGCCTGGTGCCGGACCCGGGCCACTACGGCCTGTCCGCGGCCGTGGGTGGCATCGAGCTGACGCCCATGGAGCTCGCCGGGCTCTACGTGGCCATCGCGGGGGATGGCCGCGCCCGTCCGCTGCGCCTGCTCGACGAGGGCCAGGCGCCGGAGGCCCCGGTGGAGGTCATGTCCCCGGGCGCCGCGTGGCTGACGCGCAAGGCGCTGGCGCTGAGAGATCGGCCGGACTTCCCGGAGCGACGACGGCTGACGGGCCTGCCCGCGCGGGTGCACTGGAAGACGGGCACGAGCTTCGGCCACCGCGACGCGTGGGCCGCGGGCTCCGGTCCCCGGCACACCGCCGTCGTGTGGCTGGGCAACTTCAACCACGCGCCGAGCGTGCACCTGGTGGGCGCGGACGCGGCGGGCCCGGTGCTGTTCGACATCCTGGAGGGCGTGGGGCCCCGGGGCCGCTCGCTGCCCGAGGACGAGACGGTGGTGCCGGAGGACCTGATGCGGGTGGAGGTCTGCGCGTACTCGGGACACCTGCCGACGGAGGCGTGCACCCAGCGCAAGCAGGTCCACGCGCGCCGCTCGGCCGTTCCCACCGCGGTGTGTCCGTATCACCAGCGCGTGGAGGTGGACGTGGCCACGGGCCTGTCCGTGGGCCCCACGTGCAGCGCGGGGCGCAAGACGGAGTCGCGCGTCTTCGTCACGTGGCCGGCGACGATTCGCCGCTGGCTGGAAGAGCAGCACCGCCGGCTGCCCGAGCCTCCCGCGCCCGCTCCGGGGTGTGAGCCCGGCGGCGCCCGGGCGGCGCCCTCCATCGTCTCACCGGCCCCTGGCCACGTCGCGCTGCTGATTCCGGGCGTGCCCGCCGCCCAGCAGGAGGTGCCGCTGGAGGCGGAGGCCTCACACGAGCGCGCGCTCACCTGGTTCGTGGACGGCGCGCTGCTCGGCTCGGCTCGCGCGGACGAGCGGGTGTGGTGGACGCCGTCGGTGGGCTCGCACGAAATCCTCGTCACCGATGACCGGGGCCTCACCGCCCGTCGCACGCTCGTCGTCCGTGAGCGGCGTTAG
- a CDS encoding LVIVD repeat-containing protein, whose amino-acid sequence MRRLFVLSSTLVLALGCGKDGDSKNKAECHLAAINLSSCQRSSLATLQPAGVWNVNVELNDGSGSAGALRLSGADGAKVLGFTVTEQQHTEDSYYLAADVVDPFQRTVRYAFAGCEASSATRMKGTFRRCVDGELDLQGTFEAARLQRKADEVEGSGVELVREIPLGEALVPKELTVVGGRAYVTLGKDGFAIYDVSVPSETRKLSGPKPSSDVYNDLVVHGTLAYVASQKSGLVIYDVANPEQPTLLRSLTDPSVEVGSLALNGNLLFAASPAPNGEVLVFDVTTPLQPKLLDRYFIEGAEPLNGEVPFDVMSVGNRLYVSNWTFGVSVSDITTPSAPKLLGRFGGTASRSLAVGSVNERPLVFSGGEDWGSFVSVLDVSNPASTLQVGEFRVRPETSVRAMALSGTKLYVAHYQDGLRVADVSNPAAPRQVAYFNTYRETDAGRGLSFFEGLNAIAVPGDGYIYTTESSRGLLIFRETPAP is encoded by the coding sequence ATGAGACGCCTCTTCGTACTGAGCAGCACGCTGGTCCTTGCCCTGGGTTGCGGCAAGGACGGGGACTCCAAGAACAAGGCGGAGTGTCACCTTGCCGCCATCAACCTGTCGTCCTGTCAGCGTTCAAGCCTCGCGACCCTGCAACCCGCGGGCGTGTGGAACGTCAATGTCGAACTGAACGATGGATCGGGTTCGGCGGGCGCGCTGCGTCTGTCGGGTGCGGACGGCGCGAAGGTGCTGGGCTTCACCGTGACGGAGCAGCAGCACACGGAGGACTCGTACTACCTGGCCGCGGACGTGGTCGACCCGTTCCAGCGCACGGTGCGGTACGCCTTCGCCGGCTGCGAGGCGAGCTCGGCGACGCGCATGAAGGGCACCTTCCGTCGCTGCGTGGACGGAGAGCTGGACCTGCAGGGCACGTTCGAGGCGGCGCGCCTGCAGCGCAAGGCGGATGAGGTCGAGGGCTCCGGGGTGGAGCTGGTGCGCGAGATTCCCCTCGGCGAGGCGCTGGTCCCCAAGGAGCTGACGGTGGTGGGCGGCCGCGCCTACGTCACGCTCGGCAAGGATGGCTTCGCCATCTACGACGTGAGCGTCCCGTCGGAGACGCGGAAGCTGTCGGGGCCCAAGCCGTCGAGTGACGTCTACAACGACCTGGTGGTGCACGGCACGCTGGCGTACGTGGCCAGCCAGAAGAGCGGCCTGGTCATCTACGACGTGGCGAACCCGGAGCAGCCCACGCTGCTGCGCTCGTTGACGGACCCGTCGGTGGAGGTGGGCTCCCTGGCGTTGAACGGCAACCTGCTGTTCGCGGCGTCGCCCGCGCCCAACGGCGAGGTGTTGGTGTTCGATGTGACGACGCCGCTGCAGCCGAAGCTGCTGGACCGCTACTTCATCGAGGGCGCCGAGCCGCTGAACGGCGAGGTTCCGTTCGACGTGATGTCGGTGGGGAACCGGCTCTACGTGAGCAACTGGACGTTCGGCGTCTCGGTGTCGGACATCACGACGCCCTCGGCGCCGAAGCTGCTGGGGCGCTTCGGGGGCACCGCGTCGCGTTCGTTGGCGGTGGGCTCGGTGAATGAGCGGCCGTTGGTGTTCTCGGGTGGCGAGGACTGGGGGTCGTTCGTCAGCGTGCTGGACGTATCCAATCCGGCGAGCACCCTCCAGGTGGGCGAGTTCCGGGTCCGGCCGGAGACCTCCGTCCGCGCGATGGCGTTGTCGGGGACGAAGCTCTATGTCGCGCACTACCAGGATGGTCTGCGGGTGGCGGACGTGAGCAACCCCGCTGCTCCTCGGCAGGTGGCGTACTTCAACACCTACCGTGAGACGGACGCGGGCCGCGGCCTGTCGTTCTTCGAGGGGCTCAACGCCATCGCGGTCCCGGGTGACGGGTACATCTACACGACGGAGTCGTCGCGGGGGCTGCTCATCTTCCGCGAGACGCCGGCGCCCTGA
- a CDS encoding CotH kinase family protein, which produces MTRSRLLLCLPVMWMWACGSEAPSPPTQPPPVIEDPTPSNPTPVDPTPNPTPVDPDPVDPPPPPPPPVTPEAQRPYVMPKLQTSVPEYELIIPPEAMKKFAEDVWTPEQDAVFKAKGMTYPVKVRLRGASARFFDKKSWNVSFADGTRFEGRTSLNLVAEFADASMLAEKMAFDLLEAMRVPASKATYVLLTVNGSPQGVFLEIEQVNKAFLKAHAFADDDATIYRCGWKDCEMKTWKVPYQGDWTKKTNERQPDDALVAMMDVINHSPEPEFAEKLGKHLQLEHYLRSMVMDALMSNNFVEDSESYFIYDRAVAKWSYVPWDLNNVDARWWYLNPVPDMATSTNSMRHPLFNFTLFDAWTEKMYLQRKKESQSYPGYLPVFSNLATRVLMNPELRGRLDERLEKALDELFKPEVLNPYIDAVHALIDSHMRTAPYIDYERFRASRDYMKRYVRERRAFVEKDWARLKAQRSTLVFDAFDPVEGWVDVANHGTTAVSLQGMVLTTNLRVSLAQSDHPPTQVHPPMGAVLPALTVAPGAKVRLKVSELGIQLAPKGELGLFDGKSVVGVKDFLFYGALPSGQQYQRGEAGWEAR; this is translated from the coding sequence ATGACTCGCTCACGACTCTTGCTCTGTCTTCCAGTGATGTGGATGTGGGCTTGTGGTTCCGAGGCCCCGTCTCCGCCGACGCAGCCGCCACCCGTCATCGAGGACCCGACGCCGTCGAATCCGACGCCCGTGGACCCGACGCCGAATCCGACGCCCGTGGACCCAGACCCGGTGGACCCGCCACCTCCACCACCTCCACCGGTGACACCCGAGGCCCAGCGGCCCTACGTGATGCCGAAGCTGCAGACGAGCGTGCCCGAGTACGAGCTCATCATCCCTCCGGAGGCGATGAAGAAGTTCGCCGAGGACGTGTGGACGCCCGAGCAGGACGCCGTCTTCAAGGCCAAGGGGATGACGTACCCGGTGAAGGTGCGGCTGCGCGGCGCGTCCGCGCGGTTCTTCGACAAGAAGAGCTGGAACGTGAGCTTCGCGGACGGCACCCGCTTCGAAGGGCGCACGTCGCTCAACCTGGTGGCCGAGTTCGCCGACGCGTCCATGCTGGCGGAGAAGATGGCCTTCGACCTGCTGGAGGCGATGCGCGTGCCCGCGTCCAAGGCGACGTACGTGCTGCTCACGGTCAACGGCAGTCCCCAGGGCGTGTTCCTGGAAATCGAGCAGGTGAACAAGGCCTTCCTCAAGGCCCACGCCTTCGCGGATGACGACGCGACCATCTACCGATGCGGGTGGAAGGACTGCGAGATGAAGACGTGGAAGGTGCCCTACCAGGGCGACTGGACGAAGAAGACGAACGAGCGGCAGCCGGACGACGCGCTCGTCGCGATGATGGACGTCATCAACCACTCGCCGGAGCCCGAGTTCGCCGAGAAGCTGGGCAAGCATCTCCAGCTGGAGCACTACCTGCGCTCCATGGTGATGGACGCGCTGATGTCCAACAACTTCGTCGAGGACTCGGAGAGCTACTTCATCTACGACCGGGCCGTGGCGAAGTGGTCCTACGTGCCGTGGGACCTCAACAACGTGGACGCGCGCTGGTGGTACCTGAACCCGGTGCCCGACATGGCCACGAGCACCAACAGCATGCGCCACCCGCTGTTCAACTTCACGCTGTTCGACGCGTGGACGGAGAAGATGTACCTGCAGCGCAAGAAGGAGTCGCAGTCCTACCCGGGCTACCTGCCCGTGTTCTCCAACCTGGCCACGCGCGTGCTGATGAATCCGGAGCTGCGCGGGCGGCTGGATGAGCGGTTGGAGAAGGCGCTGGACGAGCTCTTCAAGCCCGAGGTGCTCAACCCGTACATCGACGCGGTGCACGCGCTCATCGACTCGCACATGCGCACGGCCCCGTACATCGACTACGAGCGCTTCCGCGCGAGCCGCGACTACATGAAGCGCTACGTCCGGGAGCGGCGGGCCTTCGTGGAGAAGGACTGGGCGCGGCTCAAGGCGCAGCGCTCCACGCTGGTGTTCGACGCGTTCGACCCGGTGGAGGGCTGGGTGGACGTGGCCAACCACGGCACCACGGCCGTGTCGCTCCAGGGCATGGTGCTGACCACCAACCTGCGGGTGAGCCTGGCGCAGAGCGACCACCCGCCGACGCAGGTGCACCCGCCCATGGGCGCGGTGCTCCCGGCGCTCACCGTGGCCCCGGGCGCGAAGGTGCGGCTGAAGGTGTCCGAGCTGGGCATCCAGCTGGCGCCCAAGGGCGAGCTGGGCCTGTTCGACGGCAAGTCCGTGGTGGGCGTGAAGGACTTCCTCTTCTACGGCGCGCTGCCCTCGGGCCAGCAGTACCAGCGCGGCGAGGCGGGCTGGGAGGCCCGCTGA
- a CDS encoding PD40 domain-containing protein — MNPRLLAAAALALLLPELALAQVFVVPRRPGKTPVNSYEFEWRHVDILVGPQATGEEAKPPDRTAHEQPPGVQGGANPDVPAANAEAGDTKSPPTSPAAPTDPSTTLSPSPAPELVQTEDAGTPPPPGPVASNEDGGTPLSTAALGAPDGGTAVGDPDGGTALGAPALGGPALGGSPDGGFNYTYARSLGAKAGGVRFYFYERERIVAERAAPLIEEAYRYLVDTFQYVPTETFPYILYSSYQEFLQTNLFPLSEGTLGVTSTEGDLKLTLPYLGDHRLFEEVSTHELAHQFTIQKVRTVTEQAKVFGEPLQAIPLWFIEGLAEFYAKRGMDPEAEMLVRDLLVNPDLYKGYAFLDFFSPGPYGYLWIYKVGQVRVAFLEEEYGKGFIQRVLEESPRLVGGAKDTPSLKFEELLERLTGDDPKRLSARFENWLKRRAYKTYLGSEQSAPALDLLDKAPGYITAFTSSPDGSVLAMRTIVPETGESRLYMMDPRAPDKNVRVASDGMPGVESLHPISGRNFALSKDKLAFVAEITGRDVIYVQDYKHTVEKRSQDVLVRRNPIRTGIDREVGTSVNLELGDRKAYRIDKHGLLAAYSPAISPDGRWVAFIGIQDEGLRDVYVIDLNASPDAKPLRLTDDVFSERQVTWGPSGIVFTSDATSHRKFNLFRVKVDAPRQVERLTSEDRDHADPVALADGRVFFTAFNNSSSDLHELMADGRIVRRTDLTTGVFEPGPGPEGSLWMLFHVSGERKPAVLRPPRMLALDVPAEPPPEPPNPLAVRPLTDATPYRPFARQNLEFGPIFGFAGAGGGGFVGQLFAAASDRMRDHQFILTLAVYGSFDLTDGYMLYINDERRTTWGGGLFQSLRFRVDQTFDDLPVFFTSAERYFGALGSLRYPLSTFLFIQGDLSVGGTKYFLDDDTEFRLFFPDRNEANRELLSLWNQKNGSIRFQTELSGQIGYDSLKYHYATGPLSGSSALLETTVGVQPFNSEAYGNVRVDAERYFPIYGRTHLFLRGGAGTTLGGRYARSYFLSSFDTLRGVNFGDERWLLGRNFVYSTLELQLPLNDIVRVAFLSDLEAVAGIDVGGVGNSSRDLWDHRVLDAAIGLNVALGPLLMRLHFARPLDINAAAGKPDSGWVTNFSLGIAGLNGFFDTADTGAKNSAPQPSSPALMPALGGGYTSPRH, encoded by the coding sequence GTGAACCCCCGTCTCCTCGCTGCCGCCGCGCTGGCCCTGCTCCTGCCGGAGCTGGCGCTGGCCCAGGTCTTCGTCGTGCCTCGTCGCCCGGGCAAGACGCCGGTGAACAGCTACGAGTTCGAGTGGCGGCACGTCGACATCCTCGTCGGCCCCCAGGCCACGGGCGAAGAGGCCAAGCCCCCGGACAGGACGGCGCACGAGCAGCCCCCCGGAGTCCAGGGTGGCGCCAACCCGGACGTCCCCGCCGCCAACGCCGAGGCCGGAGACACGAAATCCCCGCCTACCAGCCCGGCCGCGCCGACCGACCCGTCCACGACGCTGTCGCCCAGCCCCGCACCCGAGCTGGTCCAGACCGAGGACGCCGGCACCCCGCCCCCTCCGGGCCCCGTCGCCTCCAACGAGGACGGCGGCACGCCCCTGAGCACCGCCGCGCTCGGGGCCCCCGACGGAGGCACCGCCGTCGGAGACCCCGACGGAGGCACCGCGCTCGGCGCGCCCGCGTTGGGGGGCCCCGCGCTGGGCGGCTCACCGGATGGCGGCTTCAACTACACCTACGCGAGGTCGCTGGGGGCGAAGGCCGGCGGGGTGCGCTTCTACTTCTACGAGCGTGAGCGCATCGTCGCCGAGCGCGCCGCGCCGCTCATCGAGGAGGCCTACCGCTACCTGGTGGACACGTTCCAGTACGTCCCCACGGAGACCTTCCCGTACATCCTCTACAGCAGCTACCAGGAGTTCCTGCAGACCAACCTCTTCCCGCTGTCCGAGGGCACCCTGGGTGTCACCAGCACCGAGGGTGACCTGAAGCTCACCCTGCCGTACCTGGGTGACCACCGGCTCTTCGAGGAGGTCAGCACGCACGAGCTCGCGCACCAGTTCACCATCCAGAAGGTGCGCACCGTGACGGAGCAGGCGAAGGTGTTCGGCGAGCCGCTCCAGGCCATCCCCCTGTGGTTCATCGAAGGCCTCGCCGAGTTCTACGCCAAGCGGGGCATGGACCCCGAGGCGGAGATGCTGGTCAGGGACCTGCTCGTGAACCCGGACCTCTACAAGGGCTACGCGTTCCTCGACTTCTTCTCCCCCGGGCCCTACGGCTACCTGTGGATCTACAAGGTCGGCCAGGTGCGCGTGGCCTTCCTCGAGGAGGAGTACGGCAAGGGCTTCATCCAGCGCGTGCTGGAGGAGTCGCCCCGGCTGGTGGGCGGCGCCAAGGACACGCCGTCGCTCAAGTTCGAGGAGCTGCTGGAGCGGCTGACGGGTGATGACCCGAAGCGGCTGTCGGCGCGGTTCGAGAACTGGCTGAAGCGCCGGGCGTACAAGACCTACCTGGGCTCGGAGCAGTCCGCGCCCGCGTTGGATCTGCTCGACAAGGCGCCCGGCTACATCACCGCGTTCACCAGCTCCCCGGACGGCTCGGTGCTGGCCATGCGCACCATCGTCCCGGAGACGGGCGAGAGCCGGCTGTACATGATGGACCCGCGCGCGCCGGACAAGAACGTGCGGGTGGCCAGCGACGGCATGCCGGGCGTGGAGTCCCTGCACCCCATCTCCGGCCGCAACTTCGCGCTGTCCAAGGACAAGCTGGCGTTCGTCGCGGAAATCACCGGGCGCGACGTCATCTACGTGCAGGACTACAAGCACACCGTGGAGAAGCGCTCCCAGGACGTGCTGGTGCGCCGCAACCCCATCCGCACCGGCATCGACCGGGAGGTGGGCACGTCGGTGAACCTGGAGCTGGGGGACCGCAAGGCGTACCGCATCGACAAGCACGGGCTGCTCGCCGCGTACTCGCCGGCCATCTCCCCGGACGGCCGCTGGGTGGCCTTCATCGGCATCCAGGACGAGGGCCTGCGGGACGTGTACGTCATCGACCTGAACGCCAGCCCCGACGCCAAGCCGCTGCGGCTCACCGACGACGTGTTCTCCGAGCGCCAGGTGACGTGGGGCCCCTCGGGAATCGTCTTCACGTCGGATGCGACGTCGCACCGCAAGTTCAACCTCTTCCGCGTGAAGGTGGACGCGCCCCGCCAGGTGGAGCGGCTGACGAGCGAGGACCGCGACCACGCGGACCCGGTGGCGCTGGCGGACGGGCGCGTGTTCTTCACCGCCTTCAACAACAGCAGCTCGGATTTGCACGAGCTGATGGCGGACGGCCGCATCGTCCGGCGCACGGACCTGACCACGGGCGTGTTCGAGCCGGGCCCCGGTCCCGAGGGCAGCCTGTGGATGCTCTTCCACGTCTCCGGCGAGCGGAAGCCCGCGGTGCTCCGGCCGCCGCGCATGCTCGCGCTCGACGTGCCGGCCGAGCCGCCGCCCGAGCCGCCCAACCCGCTCGCGGTGCGCCCGCTCACGGACGCCACGCCCTACCGGCCCTTCGCCCGGCAGAACCTGGAGTTCGGCCCCATCTTCGGCTTCGCCGGCGCGGGTGGCGGCGGCTTCGTCGGTCAGCTCTTCGCCGCGGCGAGCGACCGCATGCGGGACCACCAGTTCATCCTCACGCTGGCGGTCTACGGCAGCTTCGACCTCACCGACGGCTACATGCTCTACATCAACGACGAGCGGCGCACGACGTGGGGCGGCGGCCTCTTTCAGTCGCTGCGCTTCCGCGTGGACCAGACGTTCGACGACCTGCCCGTCTTCTTCACGTCGGCGGAGCGCTACTTCGGCGCGCTCGGCAGCCTGCGCTACCCGCTGAGCACCTTCCTGTTCATCCAGGGTGATTTGAGCGTGGGTGGCACCAAGTACTTCCTCGACGACGACACGGAGTTCCGCCTCTTCTTCCCGGACCGCAACGAGGCCAACCGGGAGCTCTTGTCGCTGTGGAACCAGAAGAACGGCTCCATCCGCTTCCAGACCGAGCTGAGCGGGCAGATCGGCTACGACAGCCTCAAGTACCACTACGCCACGGGCCCGCTGTCGGGCAGCTCCGCGCTGCTCGAGACGACGGTGGGCGTGCAGCCCTTCAACTCCGAGGCCTACGGCAACGTGCGCGTCGACGCCGAGCGCTACTTCCCCATCTACGGCCGCACGCACCTGTTCCTGCGCGGCGGCGCGGGCACCACGCTGGGCGGACGCTACGCGCGCTCCTACTTCCTGTCCTCGTTCGACACCCTGCGCGGCGTGAACTTCGGCGACGAGCGGTGGCTGTTGGGCCGCAACTTCGTCTACTCCACGCTGGAGCTGCAGCTGCCGCTCAACGACATCGTCCGGGTGGCCTTCCTCAGTGACCTGGAGGCGGTCGCCGGCATCGACGTGGGCGGCGTGGGCAACAGCTCACGCGACTTGTGGGACCACCGCGTGCTGGACGCCGCCATCGGCCTCAACGTGGCGCTGGGGCCGCTCCTGATGCGCCTGCACTTCGCCCGGCCGCTCGACATCAACGCGGCCGCGGGCAAGCCGGACTCGGGCTGGGTGACGAACTTCTCGCTGGGCATCGCCGGCCTCAACGGCTTCTTCGACACGGCCGACACGGGCGCCAAGAACAGCGCGCCGCAGCCTTCCTCGCCCGCGCTGATGCCGGCGCTGGGTGGCGGCTACACCTCGCCCCGGCACTGA
- a CDS encoding carboxypeptidase-like regulatory domain-containing protein yields MPRSGPWLLFLWVGLVVSCAAPLSSEELPSKRRPSIRVTYEDGQPAAGASVRVNDAEQGQTDVDGRLELTLPSGPFRLELSITALDGSFTRTFQDQDGDDPEAWDDVAIHLPRPVQLLAPLEVTTTRVQLAWQRSHERAFREYRVYGHRNASALDESNAVLLFVGTDISHTSFVVGAGYEGGAPFVTANQHLHFRVYVQKDDGSLSGSNILHVKTPEWADEARFTRHYTLEPERNFAGTLPIRGVAYDGSALWFLYREESGGGFYDEDRLTLARLDPQTLAVLQSWTFWDHRQPRGLTWDGTSLWLYLEANDRKLARFNPTTGARDFEFVAGGAATSLAWSGTHLLLSTNGPSPSVTAVHPVTGAITDAWPSPFNQRASPGSGGIAHRAGETWLASPVDSAIVIMDDTGAHIGVTTSSHPFVYMAFMGDRLVGVTQESQVHVLNIEP; encoded by the coding sequence ATGCCTCGAAGCGGTCCCTGGCTCCTGTTCCTGTGGGTCGGGCTGGTGGTGTCCTGTGCCGCGCCCCTGAGCTCGGAAGAGCTCCCCTCGAAGCGAAGGCCCTCCATCCGGGTCACCTACGAGGACGGGCAGCCGGCCGCGGGCGCGAGCGTGCGGGTCAATGACGCCGAGCAGGGTCAGACGGATGTCGACGGAAGGCTCGAGCTGACCCTCCCCTCGGGACCCTTCCGACTCGAGCTGAGCATCACGGCGCTGGACGGCTCGTTCACCCGAACCTTCCAGGACCAGGACGGTGACGACCCGGAGGCGTGGGACGACGTGGCCATCCACCTGCCACGTCCCGTCCAGTTGCTCGCGCCACTCGAGGTGACGACCACGCGGGTGCAGCTCGCGTGGCAACGCAGCCATGAGCGCGCCTTCCGTGAGTACAGGGTCTACGGGCACCGGAACGCATCGGCGCTCGACGAGTCGAACGCCGTCCTCCTCTTCGTCGGGACGGACATCTCCCACACGAGCTTCGTGGTGGGGGCCGGGTACGAAGGCGGCGCGCCCTTCGTCACCGCCAACCAGCACCTCCACTTCCGAGTCTATGTCCAGAAGGACGACGGCTCGCTCTCCGGCAGCAACATCCTCCACGTGAAGACACCCGAGTGGGCCGACGAGGCCCGCTTCACCCGGCACTACACGCTCGAGCCCGAGCGCAACTTCGCGGGGACATTGCCCATCCGTGGGGTGGCCTATGACGGCAGCGCGCTCTGGTTCCTGTATCGCGAGGAATCGGGTGGTGGATTCTACGACGAGGACCGGCTCACGCTGGCCCGACTCGACCCCCAGACACTGGCGGTCCTCCAGTCATGGACCTTCTGGGACCACCGACAGCCCAGGGGATTGACCTGGGACGGCACGTCACTCTGGCTGTATCTGGAGGCGAATGACCGCAAGCTCGCGCGCTTCAATCCGACCACAGGCGCGCGTGACTTCGAGTTCGTGGCGGGCGGCGCGGCGACCTCGCTGGCCTGGTCAGGCACCCACCTGCTGCTGAGCACCAACGGCCCTTCGCCCTCCGTCACCGCGGTCCACCCCGTCACGGGCGCCATCACGGACGCCTGGCCCAGCCCCTTCAACCAACGGGCCTCACCCGGTTCAGGAGGCATTGCCCATCGTGCGGGAGAGACGTGGCTCGCCTCCCCGGTCGACTCGGCCATCGTCATCATGGATGACACGGGAGCGCACATCGGCGTGACGACGTCGTCACACCCCTTCGTCTACATGGCCTTCATGGGAGACCGCCTCGTGGGCGTCACCCAGGAGTCCCAGGTCCATGTGCTGAACATCGAACCCTGA
- a CDS encoding YgaP family membrane protein yields METWNQSSDSARSHTPLMVNRRIDEHVEACVRHMATHADRPEMSRYLQTLEREWDLNRAVMVGTAVAGALGLLLGRRDGGGWRWLSAVAAGVLLQHGALGFGPLSAPLRALGIRTRREIDLEKFAIKALRGDFERIPNDGGPMARANAALVAAQS; encoded by the coding sequence ATGGAGACCTGGAACCAGTCGTCTGATTCCGCCCGCAGCCACACGCCGCTGATGGTGAACCGTCGTATCGACGAGCACGTGGAGGCGTGCGTGCGGCACATGGCGACCCACGCCGACCGCCCGGAGATGAGCCGCTACCTCCAGACGCTGGAGCGCGAGTGGGACCTCAACCGTGCCGTCATGGTGGGCACCGCCGTGGCCGGTGCGCTGGGCCTCTTGCTGGGCAGGCGGGACGGCGGCGGCTGGCGGTGGCTCAGCGCGGTGGCCGCCGGAGTGCTCCTCCAACATGGTGCCCTGGGCTTCGGTCCCCTGTCCGCTCCCTTGCGCGCGCTGGGCATCCGCACGCGCCGGGAGATTGACCTGGAGAAGTTCGCCATCAAGGCGCTGCGCGGTGACTTCGAGCGCATCCCCAATGACGGCGGCCCCATGGCCCGCGCCAACGCGGCGCTCGTGGCCGCGCAGTCCTGA